The following are from one region of the Vibrio hyugaensis genome:
- a CDS encoding TetR/AcrR family transcriptional regulator: MFNFGCKKNDKQEDCRVVSGLTKKQQAIADREVELIQLAKSLVQGQGFANLTMDKLTAASPYSKGTIYNHFCSKEDVILALCIHSLKSEAVFFERTANFDGNTREKIIAMHVGYRIYARMEPVLSTCAIVAKTPWVIEKASPTRLNELNQLEEEVISGADALVNHAVEVGDLKFSPAVGSDAIVFANWSIAFGSNALAQNASNSRCIQRLQDPFSVLHNANMLLDGLGWLPLSTEWDYRKTWRRVEQELFSEEVAFLDSVNR; this comes from the coding sequence ATGTTTAATTTTGGCTGCAAAAAGAATGACAAACAGGAAGACTGTCGCGTTGTTTCCGGCTTAACGAAGAAACAACAGGCGATTGCCGATCGTGAGGTAGAGTTGATTCAGCTTGCGAAGTCATTGGTGCAAGGGCAGGGGTTTGCAAATCTCACCATGGATAAGCTAACCGCAGCGAGCCCTTATTCAAAAGGGACCATCTACAACCATTTTTGTAGCAAAGAAGACGTGATTCTTGCTTTATGTATCCATTCATTGAAGAGTGAAGCCGTGTTCTTCGAGCGTACGGCAAACTTTGATGGCAATACTCGCGAGAAGATCATTGCGATGCATGTTGGGTATCGTATTTATGCTCGCATGGAGCCTGTATTATCAACGTGTGCAATTGTTGCTAAAACGCCGTGGGTGATAGAAAAAGCATCTCCAACGCGCCTTAACGAATTAAACCAGTTGGAAGAAGAAGTGATATCCGGTGCGGACGCTTTGGTAAACCATGCAGTAGAAGTAGGGGATCTTAAGTTTTCTCCAGCTGTTGGCTCAGATGCCATTGTGTTTGCTAACTGGTCTATTGCTTTTGGTTCTAATGCGCTGGCGCAAAATGCATCGAACAGTCGTTGTATCCAGCGTCTACAAGACCCCTTCTCTGTGCTTCACAATGCGAATATGTTACTTGATGGCCTTGGATGGTTGCCGCTCTCAACAGAGTGGGACTACCGTAAAACTTGGCGTCGAGTGGAGCAGGAATTGTTCAGTGAAGAAGTTGCATTCTTAGACTCAGTGAATCGCTGA
- a CDS encoding VOC family protein has product MKINRLDHLVLTVKNIPTTLGFYMQVLGMESITFGEGRVALIYGKQKINLHQLGSEFEPKARQVASGSADLCFITDTPILDIISHLEAHAIEVIEGPVQRTGAIGNILSVYIRDPDGNLIELSNYLTEA; this is encoded by the coding sequence ATGAAAATAAACCGATTGGATCACTTAGTCCTAACTGTTAAAAATATTCCAACCACGCTGGGTTTTTATATGCAGGTTCTTGGTATGGAAAGCATCACTTTTGGTGAAGGACGAGTAGCCTTGATTTATGGAAAGCAAAAAATAAATCTTCACCAACTAGGGAGCGAGTTTGAACCTAAAGCACGTCAAGTTGCTTCTGGCAGTGCTGATTTGTGTTTTATTACAGACACACCTATCTTGGATATTATCTCTCACCTTGAAGCTCATGCTATTGAGGTAATTGAAGGCCCCGTTCAACGAACCGGTGCAATTGGTAACATCCTATCTGTTTACATTCGAGACCCAGATGGTAACTTAATTGAGTTATCTAACTATCTTACTGAGGCTTAA
- a CDS encoding helix-turn-helix domain-containing protein yields the protein MRELTPEYLLAALRQAIKTKGLTYRELSEKMGMPLSTFKRHLTSTNLALDKLLEYCRAIDCTLDELQKLANQLQAEDQDYFSHTQDEVFFQFPHLYDFYRELRMLRGKDGYTILMKKYDLSKQTMRDYLGALELLDLVYVDEENNITLHGPLYYSYAENSKLNDKYTEIIKEQTTTHEKCVRVALSRMKITEEQLLTLEEQVANTVLDFHSKNVVAENFNVSDFTNVLLVAGPHQPVTFSDGIVQTDGNFIEDIRCAIASAGDKPSLSI from the coding sequence ATGAGAGAACTCACTCCCGAGTACTTGTTGGCCGCATTAAGACAAGCGATAAAAACGAAAGGCCTAACATATCGAGAGCTATCAGAGAAAATGGGTATGCCTTTGTCCACTTTTAAACGTCATTTAACAAGTACTAACCTCGCTCTAGATAAACTGCTCGAGTACTGTCGAGCGATCGACTGTACTCTGGACGAGTTACAAAAACTCGCCAATCAACTACAAGCAGAAGATCAAGATTATTTCAGTCACACTCAAGACGAAGTGTTCTTCCAATTTCCCCACCTCTATGATTTTTATCGAGAGTTGAGAATGTTGCGTGGTAAAGATGGCTACACGATTCTAATGAAAAAGTATGACCTTTCTAAACAGACGATGCGCGACTATTTAGGAGCGTTGGAGCTCTTAGATCTTGTTTACGTTGATGAAGAAAATAACATCACATTGCATGGCCCGCTCTATTACAGTTATGCAGAAAACTCAAAGCTTAACGATAAATATACAGAGATCATCAAAGAGCAGACGACCACTCATGAGAAGTGTGTTCGTGTTGCATTATCTCGAATGAAAATTACTGAAGAACAATTACTTACATTAGAAGAACAGGTCGCGAACACTGTTCTCGATTTTCACTCCAAGAATGTCGTAGCAGAAAATTTCAATGTCTCCGATTTTACGAATGTCTTACTGGTTGCGGGACCACACCAACCTGTTACCTTCTCTGATGGCATAGTTCAAACTGATGGTAACTTTATTGAAGATATCCGTTGTGCGATCGCTTCGGCTGGGGATAAGCCAAGCTTATCAATATAA
- the pheS gene encoding phenylalanine--tRNA ligase subunit alpha produces MQHLEEIIANASAAIEAAESLVVLDEVRVQYLGKKGELTAQLQSLGKLPPEERREAGQEINKAKGVVQQAIAARKDALQRAELEAKLAAETIDVTLPGRRIENGGLHPVTRTVERIEKFFGELGFNTESGPEIEDAFHNFDALNIAADHPARTDHDTFFFNPDLMLRTHTSGVQIRTMENGKPPFRFIAPGRVYRNDYDQTHTPMFHQVEGMLVDENVNFAQLKGILHDFLCNFFEEEVEVRFRPSYFPFTEPSAEVDVMGKNGKWLEVLGCGMVHPNVLRSVGIDPEKYSGFAFGMGVERLTMLRYGVNDLRAFFENDLRFLKQFK; encoded by the coding sequence ATGCAACATCTAGAAGAGATCATTGCTAACGCGAGTGCAGCAATTGAAGCCGCAGAATCGCTAGTCGTACTTGATGAAGTGCGTGTTCAGTATCTAGGTAAAAAAGGTGAGCTAACTGCTCAGCTTCAAAGCCTAGGTAAACTACCACCAGAAGAGCGCCGTGAAGCGGGTCAAGAGATCAACAAAGCGAAAGGCGTAGTTCAGCAAGCTATCGCAGCCCGTAAAGATGCACTACAACGTGCAGAACTTGAAGCGAAGCTAGCAGCAGAAACGATTGACGTAACACTACCAGGTCGTCGTATCGAGAACGGTGGTCTACACCCAGTTACTCGTACTGTTGAGCGTATTGAAAAGTTCTTTGGTGAACTTGGCTTTAATACTGAGTCTGGTCCAGAAATCGAAGATGCATTCCACAACTTTGATGCACTAAACATTGCCGCTGATCACCCAGCGCGTACTGACCACGATACTTTCTTCTTCAACCCTGATTTGATGCTTCGTACTCACACGTCTGGCGTACAGATCCGTACAATGGAAAATGGCAAACCACCATTCCGTTTCATTGCACCGGGCCGTGTATACCGTAACGATTACGACCAAACGCACACGCCAATGTTCCACCAAGTGGAAGGCATGTTAGTTGATGAGAACGTGAACTTCGCTCAACTAAAAGGCATTCTGCACGACTTCCTATGTAACTTCTTTGAAGAAGAAGTAGAAGTTCGTTTCCGTCCATCTTATTTCCCATTTACAGAGCCTTCGGCTGAAGTAGACGTAATGGGTAAAAACGGCAAATGGCTTGAAGTTCTAGGCTGTGGCATGGTTCACCCGAACGTACTACGCAGTGTAGGCATCGATCCTGAGAAATACTCTGGTTTTGCATTCGGTATGGGTGTAGAGCGTCTAACGATGCTTCGTTACGGCGTAAACGACCTACGTGCGTTCTTCGAGAACGACCTTCGTTTCCTAAAACAGTTCAAGTAA
- a CDS encoding RidA family protein: MVQRISYEFLPQIAGPYVHAARHCETLYVSGLTAMGSPSQSENLIEQTKTILSYLSKILAEEQREKRDLIKLTIFVTDMNQLPEIRSVLFDFYEGYLPACSLVEVSRLIHPDLFIEIEAVISCEAL, encoded by the coding sequence ATGGTTCAACGCATCAGTTACGAATTTTTGCCGCAAATTGCTGGTCCTTATGTCCATGCGGCAAGACATTGTGAGACCTTGTATGTTTCCGGATTGACAGCAATGGGCTCACCGAGCCAAAGTGAAAATCTAATCGAGCAAACAAAAACGATTCTGTCTTACTTATCGAAAATACTTGCGGAAGAACAAAGAGAGAAACGTGACCTCATCAAGCTGACGATATTTGTAACCGATATGAACCAATTGCCAGAGATTCGCTCGGTATTATTCGACTTCTATGAGGGCTATTTGCCGGCTTGTTCATTAGTCGAGGTGAGTCGTTTGATTCATCCTGACTTATTTATTGAGATAGAGGCAGTCATCTCATGTGAAGCATTATAG
- a CDS encoding efflux RND transporter permease subunit has product MKHRQAQQTSTGQWGKIPTKYSIWVLLATVLLVIVATIGGKNLYFRGDYNIFFDGTNKQLLAFDEIQTTFAKTDNLAIVIAPDNDGVFTPETLQLVQNLTVDSWQVPYSSRVDSIANYQHTEAIEDDLLVEDLLYEDYELTPARIAKVKHIALTEPVIKNALISENGDVTIVNITVQLPEVDKTAEVQEVMNHINGMIEQYQQNYPNVEFHKAGIIAMNYAFMTAAQEDSSTLVPTMLLVILVFLTIMLRSFLSVIATLVVIIGSVMATMGLSGWAGMFLSTATVNVPTLVMTLAVADCVHVIATMRQSMQNGFSKAHSIERSIALNFMPILITSVTTAIGFLMMNMSDSPVLRDFGNLSALGVMIACFLSVTLLPALLKLLPIRVKQNTSKNGSDFMDKLGDFVVTNRKALLPLSVLVIVVSASLIPLNKVNDESVKYFDSRSDFRQAADFMEERISGMTNISIAIKTNESQGIADPIFLNSIGSFTDWLRAQPETDHVATLADVYKRLNKNMHADDDDAYYSLPQDRELAAQYLLLYEMSLPYGLDLNNQINVDKSSIKMVLTVDNLGSVELVDLENRIYAWFAENAHQYEVVASSPSLMFAHIGETNMASMLSTLPITLVLISALLIFALRSLKLGLISLVPNIAPAVIGFGLWALISGEINLGLSVVVTLTLGIVVDDAVHFLSKYQRARKEGQTAEQAVRYAFHTVGRALWITTVVLVAGFSVLAMSSFRLNADMGQLSAIVIFIALVVDFLFLPTLLMLFDKEAYAQSKAINNPDTDSQKSVTATQL; this is encoded by the coding sequence ATGAAACACCGCCAAGCTCAACAAACTTCCACCGGACAATGGGGGAAGATTCCAACCAAGTACAGTATCTGGGTATTGCTGGCAACGGTATTACTCGTGATTGTCGCGACCATCGGAGGAAAGAATCTCTATTTCCGTGGTGACTATAATATCTTTTTTGATGGCACTAATAAGCAGTTGCTTGCCTTTGATGAAATTCAAACGACCTTTGCTAAAACCGATAACTTAGCCATTGTTATTGCACCGGATAACGATGGTGTCTTCACCCCTGAAACCCTCCAACTTGTCCAAAACTTAACGGTTGATTCATGGCAAGTCCCTTACTCAAGTCGTGTTGATTCGATTGCGAATTATCAACATACCGAAGCAATCGAAGATGATCTGCTTGTCGAAGACCTACTTTATGAAGACTATGAATTAACGCCGGCGCGCATTGCCAAAGTTAAGCACATTGCCTTGACGGAACCAGTGATTAAAAACGCTTTGATTTCTGAGAATGGCGACGTAACGATTGTAAACATCACGGTTCAATTGCCCGAAGTTGATAAGACCGCTGAAGTTCAAGAGGTGATGAATCACATCAATGGGATGATTGAGCAATACCAGCAGAACTACCCAAATGTCGAGTTTCATAAAGCAGGCATTATCGCAATGAACTACGCCTTTATGACGGCTGCGCAAGAAGACAGTTCTACGCTGGTCCCTACGATGTTGCTTGTTATTCTCGTGTTCCTAACCATTATGTTACGTTCCTTCTTGAGTGTGATTGCGACCTTGGTCGTGATTATCGGGTCCGTGATGGCAACTATGGGACTATCTGGTTGGGCAGGTATGTTCCTGAGTACGGCGACGGTCAATGTCCCAACTTTAGTCATGACACTCGCGGTTGCAGATTGTGTTCACGTTATCGCTACGATGCGTCAGTCTATGCAAAATGGATTTAGCAAAGCGCATTCGATAGAACGCAGTATTGCACTCAACTTCATGCCAATCCTTATTACTTCAGTAACAACGGCGATTGGCTTTCTGATGATGAATATGTCGGATTCTCCAGTGTTACGAGACTTCGGTAATTTGTCCGCACTGGGCGTCATGATTGCCTGTTTCTTATCCGTTACTTTGTTGCCTGCCTTATTAAAACTGTTACCGATACGAGTCAAACAAAATACATCGAAAAACGGTTCTGATTTTATGGATAAGCTAGGCGATTTTGTGGTGACAAATCGAAAAGCCTTGTTACCCCTTTCTGTTCTAGTGATCGTTGTCAGTGCGAGCTTAATCCCGCTAAACAAAGTGAATGATGAATCTGTGAAGTACTTTGATTCACGAAGCGATTTTCGCCAAGCCGCTGACTTTATGGAAGAGCGAATCAGTGGGATGACAAACATCAGTATTGCCATCAAAACTAATGAGTCGCAGGGAATAGCAGACCCAATATTTTTGAACTCGATTGGTAGTTTCACCGATTGGTTGCGTGCTCAGCCGGAAACTGATCATGTCGCAACTCTGGCGGATGTGTATAAGCGTTTAAATAAAAACATGCATGCCGACGATGATGATGCTTATTATTCACTACCACAAGATCGTGAATTAGCCGCGCAGTATTTGCTGCTTTACGAAATGTCACTGCCTTATGGGTTAGATCTCAACAATCAAATTAACGTTGATAAATCCTCAATTAAAATGGTTTTGACCGTCGATAACTTAGGCAGCGTTGAATTGGTTGACCTTGAGAATCGTATCTACGCTTGGTTTGCGGAAAACGCGCATCAATATGAAGTCGTTGCGTCGAGCCCTTCGTTGATGTTTGCCCACATTGGCGAAACCAACATGGCAAGTATGCTTTCTACCTTACCTATCACATTAGTGCTTATTTCTGCACTGCTCATCTTTGCGCTTCGCTCTCTCAAGTTAGGATTGATCAGCTTGGTGCCAAACATCGCACCAGCCGTGATTGGTTTTGGTTTATGGGCGCTGATTTCAGGAGAAATCAACCTAGGATTGTCTGTCGTAGTGACGTTGACACTCGGGATTGTGGTCGATGACGCTGTGCACTTTTTGTCAAAATATCAACGCGCACGTAAAGAAGGGCAAACTGCCGAGCAAGCGGTTAGATATGCGTTCCACACGGTGGGGCGAGCACTTTGGATAACGACTGTCGTTTTAGTCGCAGGTTTCTCTGTTTTGGCAATGTCGAGCTTCCGTTTGAATGCTGACATGGGCCAACTGAGTGCGATAGTCATCTTTATTGCCTTAGTTGTGGATTTCTTATTCCTACCAACGTTATTGATGTTATTCGATAAAGAAGCTTATGCCCAAAGCAAGGCAATAAATAACCCCGATACGGACTCACAGAAAAGTGTTACGGCAACTCAGTTGTAA
- a CDS encoding outer membrane lipoprotein-sorting protein — MNLLNTRLKVALIAASFLMTPFSWADEAKGLEIAQERKVRDEGWRDSVATMQMILRNAQGESSTRAMRLKSLEVVDDGDKGLTIFDEPRDVKGTAFLNHSHTVGSDDQWLYLPALKRVKRIASRNKSGPFMGSEFAYEDLSSFEIEKYRFNYLKDDAINGQDTFVLEQIPTDKNSGYTKQVVWLDKAHYRPMKVEFYDRKGALLKTLVFSDYKQYLNQYWRAHTMAMTNHQTGKSTELTTSELTFQTGLKDTDFNKNILKRVK, encoded by the coding sequence ATGAATTTACTCAATACGCGATTGAAAGTAGCGTTAATAGCAGCCTCTTTTCTCATGACGCCATTTTCTTGGGCTGACGAAGCCAAAGGTTTGGAAATTGCACAAGAACGCAAGGTTCGTGACGAAGGTTGGCGTGATTCTGTTGCGACAATGCAAATGATCCTGCGAAATGCTCAAGGGGAAAGCAGTACCCGAGCGATGCGCTTGAAGTCTCTTGAGGTAGTTGATGATGGTGACAAAGGGTTAACCATTTTTGATGAGCCACGAGATGTAAAAGGTACCGCTTTCCTTAATCATTCACATACAGTGGGTTCCGATGACCAATGGCTCTATCTACCTGCATTAAAGCGCGTCAAACGTATTGCATCACGTAATAAGTCGGGGCCATTTATGGGCAGTGAGTTTGCGTACGAAGATCTAAGTTCGTTTGAAATCGAGAAGTATCGATTTAACTATCTCAAGGATGACGCTATCAACGGGCAAGATACGTTTGTTTTAGAGCAAATTCCAACCGATAAAAATTCAGGTTACACCAAGCAAGTAGTGTGGTTGGACAAAGCGCATTATCGTCCAATGAAAGTAGAGTTCTATGACCGTAAAGGCGCGCTACTTAAGACTTTGGTTTTCTCTGATTACAAACAGTACTTAAATCAATATTGGCGTGCGCACACGATGGCGATGACCAATCACCAGACCGGCAAAAGTACTGAGCTGACAACAAGTGAGTTAACGTTCCAAACTGGATTAAAAGACACCGATTTCAACAAAAACATACTTAAGCGCGTTAAGTAA
- a CDS encoding heavy metal-binding domain-containing protein translates to MIYSTTETIPGREIAEIKGVVTGNVVQSKHIGRDFMAGLKSIVGGEIRGYTEMMTEARNIAIQRMVEDAANMGADAVVGIRFTTSSIVDGSSEILAFGTAVKLV, encoded by the coding sequence ATGATTTATTCAACAACCGAGACGATTCCAGGACGAGAAATCGCCGAGATAAAGGGTGTAGTAACGGGTAATGTGGTTCAATCTAAACACATTGGTCGAGACTTCATGGCGGGTCTAAAAAGTATCGTTGGCGGTGAAATTCGAGGTTATACCGAAATGATGACTGAAGCTCGCAATATCGCGATTCAACGTATGGTTGAAGATGCTGCGAATATGGGCGCTGATGCGGTGGTTGGCATCCGTTTTACAACTAGCTCGATTGTTGATGGATCTTCTGAAATTCTAGCGTTTGGAACGGCTGTGAAGCTCGTATAG